The following coding sequences are from one Diospyros lotus cultivar Yz01 chromosome 7, ASM1463336v1, whole genome shotgun sequence window:
- the LOC127806363 gene encoding polygalacturonase-like, translating to MEMVMRLTFIAAIWISFSFIFTHQLTQAQPGIFDITKFGAKQGDEDISQALLTAWKEACAVTTPSTIMIPAGTYLLNEVLLTGPCQGPINIQVHGTLKAPADPLAFKSATWITINKVSHLTISGTGTLDGQGADAWAANDCIKNSKCRRSAMNLAFNFLNDTVVQDITSLDSKLFHVNVISCNNFTFQNFTIIAPESSPNTDGIHMGRSNRVSILDSTIMTGDDCVSVGDGTTQLTVERVTCGPGHGISIGSLGGSPNEAPVEGVVVRNCTFKNTTNGVRIKTKPESPNPSVVTDVKFENIVMNNVANPILIDQLYCPGKQCTEKAPSLVKISKVSYDNIRGTSSTREAVTIACSGGAPCEDVTIGDIDLTNVGTGGPATSPCVNVKPTFTGKQNPPVCSSDFSAPTA from the exons ATGGAGATGGTGATGAGATTAACCTTCATAGCAGCAATTtggatttctttctcattcaTCTTCACTCATCAGCTAACACAAGCCCAGCCTGGCATTTTTGACATAACGAAATTCGGTGCAAAGCAGGGCGACGAAGACATCAGTCAG GCTCTGTTGACTGCTTGGAAGGAGGCCTGCGCAGTGACAACTCCGAGCACAATCATGATTCCGGCGGGCACATACTTGTTGAACGAAGTGCTCCTCACCGGCCCATGCCAGGGTCCGATCAACATTCAGGTCCACGGCACCCTGAAGGCTCCCGCCGATCCGCTTGCATTCAAATCCGCTACGTGGATTACAATCAACAAAGTCAGTCACCTCACCATTTCCGGCACCGGAACGTTAGACGGCCAAGGCGCCGATGCCTGGGCCGCAAACGATTGCATCAAGAACTCCAAATGCCGCAGGTCTGCCATG AATCTGGCTTTCAACTTCCTCAACGACACGGTAGTCCAGGACATAACTTCTCTGGACAGCAAGCTCTTCCACGTCAATGTCATCAGCTGCAACAACTTCACCTTCCAGAACTTCACCATCATCGCGCCTGAATCCAGCCCCAACACCGACGGAATCCACATGGGACGCTCGAACAGAGTCAGCATCCTGGACAGCACGATAATGACCGGAGACGACTGCGTCTCCGTCGGCGACGGTACCACACAGTTGACGGTGGAGAGAGTGACCTGCGGGCCTGGCCACGGCATCAGCATTGGAAGTCTCGGAGGGTCCCCGAACGAAGCGCCCGTTGAAGGCGTTGTGGTTCGGAATTGCACGTTCAAGAACACGACGAATGGCGTGAGAATAAAGACGAAGCCGGAATCGCCTAACCCTAGCGTCGTCACCGACGTGAAATTTGAGAACATCGTGATGAACAACGTCGCCAATCCGATTCTCATCGATCAACTGTATTGCCCGGGGAAGCAATGCACGGAGAAG GCTCCATCTCTGGTTAAGATCAGCAAGGTGAGCTATGACAACATCCGGGGAACTTCTTCGACGCGGGAGGCCGTCACGATAGCCTGCAGCGGCGGCGCACCGTGCGAAGATGTGACGATCGGAGACATTGACCTGACAAACGTCGGAACCGGCGGCCCGGCGACGAGCCCTTGCGTCAACGTCAAGCCGACTTTTACCGGCAAACAGAACCCGCCGGTGTGCTCCTCCGACTTCTCGGCACCCACAGCATAG